From the Anguilla anguilla isolate fAngAng1 chromosome 8, fAngAng1.pri, whole genome shotgun sequence genome, one window contains:
- the sfpq gene encoding splicing factor, proline- and glutamine-rich isoform X1 — protein sequence MSRDRFRNRGGFQRRGGGGMRGGIGNPNFRNQNPHPFQNRGPQQGIGHGHPPNQGPPANPTTPQKPQPPATVTQPAAPATPQAPAQANKTPPQGPVGQPKLQSPPAKPGLTSPPNQAIKNPQKTGIGNGQKPAQAANKPPPEEQKTKPNEHNAQPQELRATLSLLRRPGEKTYTQRCRLFVGNLPNDITEAEFRKLFSKYGEPSEIFINNIKGFGFIRLESRALAEIAKAELDDVPMKGRQLRVRFATHSAALSVRNLSPFVSNELLDEAFSQFGQVERAVVIVDDRGRSIGKGIVEFATKPAARKAMDRCNDGVFLLTTTPRPVVVEPLEQYDDEDGLPEKLAQKNPKYQKEREQPPRFAHPGSFEFEYSQRWKSLDDMEKQQRQQVEKNIREARDKLEGEMEDAFHEHQANLLRQDLLRRQEELRRMEEMHSQEMQKRKEMQLRYGRQEEERRRREEEMLRQREMEEQMRRQREESYRMGGFMDSRERDMRMSGSGAMGMSDMPFGSPNQKFPMGNMGFEGHQGMGAPAAGGMGGAMMPNEMRNERFPQGGPGGPRGMGPGNPGFGRVREEFDGPAKKPRF from the exons ATGTCTCGAGACCGCTTTAGGAACCGTGGCGGATTCCAGCGCCGGGGAGGCGGTGGGATGCGTGGCGGAATTGGAAACCCAAACTTTAGGAATCAGAATCCACATCCCTTCCAAAACAGAGGTCCCCAACAAGGGATCGGGCATGGACATCCACCAAACCAGGGACCCCCGGCCAACCCAACAACTCCACAGAAACCTCAACCTCCTGCTACGGTGACCCAGCCTGCAGCCCCAGCGACACCACAGGCCCCTGCTCAGGCGAACAAGACGCCCCCACAGGGCCCTGTCGGACAGCCTAAGCTGCAGTCTCCGCCTGCGAAGCCTGGACTCACGTCGCCACCGAACCAAGCCATCAAGAACCCGCAAAAAACTGGAATTGGAAACGGCCAGAAACCAGCCCAAGCCGCAAACAAGCCGCCCCCAGAAGAGCAAAAGACAAAGCCCAATGAGCACAACGCACAGCCGCAG gagttGAGAGCAACATTGTCCCTCTTACGCAGACCAGGAGAGAAGACCTACACTCAGCGTTGTCGTCTCTTCGTTGGAAATCTCCCTAACGACATCACCGAGGCTGAATTCAGAAAGCTTTTCTCCAAGTATGGAGAACCAAGCGAAATCTTCATCAACAATATTAAGGGATTTGGCTTTATTCGTTTG GAATCGCGTGCCTTGGCTGAGATTGCCAAAGCAGAATTGGATGACGTGCCCATGAAGGGCCGACAGCTGAGGGTGCGCTTCGCCACACACTCCGCTGCTCTGTCTGTGCGCAACCTATCCCCTTTCGTCTCCAACGAACTGCTGGATGAAGCCTTCTCTCAGTTCGGTCAGGTGGAGAGGGCGGTGGTCATTGTGGACGACCGTGGACGCTCCATTGGGAAGGGCATTGTTGAGTTTGCCACAAAACCAGCTGCCCGCAAGGCTATGGACCGCTGCAATGATGGAGTCTTCCTGCTGACCAC GACACCACGTCCAGTTGTGGTGGAGCCACTGGAGCAGTATGATGATGAGGATGGTCTGCCTGAGAAGCTGGCTCAGAAGAACCCCAAGTACCAGAA GGAGCGCGAGCAGCCCCCTCGATTCGCCCACCCCGGCTCCTTCGAGTTTGAGTACTCTCAGCGCTGGAAGTCTCTGGACGACATGGAGAAGCAGCAGCGCCAGCAGGTGGAGAAGAACATCCGCGAGGCGCGCGACAAGCTGGAGGGCGAGATGGAGGACGCCTTCCACGAGCACCAGGCTAACCTGCTCCGACAgg ACCTGCTGAGGCGCCAGGAGGAGCTGCGGCGCATGGAGGAGATGCACAGCCAGGAGATGCAGAAGCGCAAGGAGATGCAGCTGAGGTACGGAAG gcaggaggaggagcggcgcAGGCGGGAGGAGGAGATGCTGCGGCAGCGGGAGATGGAGGAGCAGATGCGCCGCCAGCGTGAGGAGTCCTACAGGATGGGCGGCTTCATGGACTCT AGAGAACGCGATATGAGGATGAGTGGAAGCGGAGCAATGGGCATGTCAG ATATGCCATTTGGCTCACCAAACCAGAAGTTCCCCATGGGCAACATGGGCTTTGAGGGCCACCAGGGGATGGGGGCGCCTGCAGCAGGGGGCATGGGAGGTGCCATGATGCCCAATGAAATG CGCAATGAGCGTTTCCCCCAGGGTGGCCCAGGGGGACCCAGAGGAATGGGCCCTGGGAACCCCGGATTCGGCCGTGTCCGCGAGGAGTTTGACGGGCCTGCCAAGAAGCCCCGGTTCTAA
- the sfpq gene encoding splicing factor, proline- and glutamine-rich isoform X2: MSRDRFRNRGGFQRRGGGGMRGGIGNPNFRNQNPHPFQNRGPQQGIGHGHPPNQGPPANPTTPQKPQPPATVTQPAAPATPQAPAQANKTPPQGPVGQPKLQSPPAKPGLTSPPNQAIKNPQKTGIGNGQKPAQAANKPPPEEQKTKPNEHNAQPQELRATLSLLRRPGEKTYTQRCRLFVGNLPNDITEAEFRKLFSKYGEPSEIFINNIKGFGFIRLESRALAEIAKAELDDVPMKGRQLRVRFATHSAALSVRNLSPFVSNELLDEAFSQFGQVERAVVIVDDRGRSIGKGIVEFATKPAARKAMDRCNDGVFLLTTTPRPVVVEPLEQYDDEDGLPEKLAQKNPKYQKEREQPPRFAHPGSFEFEYSQRWKSLDDMEKQQRQQVEKNIREARDKLEGEMEDAFHEHQANLLRQDLLRRQEELRRMEEMHSQEMQKRKEMQLRQEEERRRREEEMLRQREMEEQMRRQREESYRMGGFMDSRERDMRMSGSGAMGMSDMPFGSPNQKFPMGNMGFEGHQGMGAPAAGGMGGAMMPNEMRNERFPQGGPGGPRGMGPGNPGFGRVREEFDGPAKKPRF; this comes from the exons ATGTCTCGAGACCGCTTTAGGAACCGTGGCGGATTCCAGCGCCGGGGAGGCGGTGGGATGCGTGGCGGAATTGGAAACCCAAACTTTAGGAATCAGAATCCACATCCCTTCCAAAACAGAGGTCCCCAACAAGGGATCGGGCATGGACATCCACCAAACCAGGGACCCCCGGCCAACCCAACAACTCCACAGAAACCTCAACCTCCTGCTACGGTGACCCAGCCTGCAGCCCCAGCGACACCACAGGCCCCTGCTCAGGCGAACAAGACGCCCCCACAGGGCCCTGTCGGACAGCCTAAGCTGCAGTCTCCGCCTGCGAAGCCTGGACTCACGTCGCCACCGAACCAAGCCATCAAGAACCCGCAAAAAACTGGAATTGGAAACGGCCAGAAACCAGCCCAAGCCGCAAACAAGCCGCCCCCAGAAGAGCAAAAGACAAAGCCCAATGAGCACAACGCACAGCCGCAG gagttGAGAGCAACATTGTCCCTCTTACGCAGACCAGGAGAGAAGACCTACACTCAGCGTTGTCGTCTCTTCGTTGGAAATCTCCCTAACGACATCACCGAGGCTGAATTCAGAAAGCTTTTCTCCAAGTATGGAGAACCAAGCGAAATCTTCATCAACAATATTAAGGGATTTGGCTTTATTCGTTTG GAATCGCGTGCCTTGGCTGAGATTGCCAAAGCAGAATTGGATGACGTGCCCATGAAGGGCCGACAGCTGAGGGTGCGCTTCGCCACACACTCCGCTGCTCTGTCTGTGCGCAACCTATCCCCTTTCGTCTCCAACGAACTGCTGGATGAAGCCTTCTCTCAGTTCGGTCAGGTGGAGAGGGCGGTGGTCATTGTGGACGACCGTGGACGCTCCATTGGGAAGGGCATTGTTGAGTTTGCCACAAAACCAGCTGCCCGCAAGGCTATGGACCGCTGCAATGATGGAGTCTTCCTGCTGACCAC GACACCACGTCCAGTTGTGGTGGAGCCACTGGAGCAGTATGATGATGAGGATGGTCTGCCTGAGAAGCTGGCTCAGAAGAACCCCAAGTACCAGAA GGAGCGCGAGCAGCCCCCTCGATTCGCCCACCCCGGCTCCTTCGAGTTTGAGTACTCTCAGCGCTGGAAGTCTCTGGACGACATGGAGAAGCAGCAGCGCCAGCAGGTGGAGAAGAACATCCGCGAGGCGCGCGACAAGCTGGAGGGCGAGATGGAGGACGCCTTCCACGAGCACCAGGCTAACCTGCTCCGACAgg ACCTGCTGAGGCGCCAGGAGGAGCTGCGGCGCATGGAGGAGATGCACAGCCAGGAGATGCAGAAGCGCAAGGAGATGCAGCTGAG gcaggaggaggagcggcgcAGGCGGGAGGAGGAGATGCTGCGGCAGCGGGAGATGGAGGAGCAGATGCGCCGCCAGCGTGAGGAGTCCTACAGGATGGGCGGCTTCATGGACTCT AGAGAACGCGATATGAGGATGAGTGGAAGCGGAGCAATGGGCATGTCAG ATATGCCATTTGGCTCACCAAACCAGAAGTTCCCCATGGGCAACATGGGCTTTGAGGGCCACCAGGGGATGGGGGCGCCTGCAGCAGGGGGCATGGGAGGTGCCATGATGCCCAATGAAATG CGCAATGAGCGTTTCCCCCAGGGTGGCCCAGGGGGACCCAGAGGAATGGGCCCTGGGAACCCCGGATTCGGCCGTGTCCGCGAGGAGTTTGACGGGCCTGCCAAGAAGCCCCGGTTCTAA